In one window of Henckelia pumila isolate YLH828 chromosome 1, ASM3356847v2, whole genome shotgun sequence DNA:
- the LOC140893049 gene encoding protein RETICULATA-RELATED 4, chloroplastic codes for MPISATLSYAPSLPRHLCLHHQPSSFPPPSSSLSLKPNTLSLSLTTTIQRPLFIAFSANAATTSYETDSELSVGGGGNGKAGGGVGGGGGGGGGGGDNNEGNDDMDKKKNKEEALMALAEAGRSIESLPKDLKAAIEDGRIPGSIVLRYFDLERSGFMSWLMKFGGFKERLLADDLFLAKVGMECGVGIFTKTAAEYERRRENFFNELEIVFADVVMAIIADFMLVYLPAPTVSLRPPLALNAGRLTKFFYSCPDNAFQVAWAGTSFSLLQRFGAIIRNGAKLFAVGTTSSLVGTVVTNALINARKAVEHSSGNEVENVPVLSTSVGYGVYMAISSNLRYQVLAGVIEQRFLEPLLHQHKLILSAICFAVRTGNTFLGSLLWVDYARFIGIQKAHDAES; via the exons ATGCCGATCTCCGCCACCCTTAGCTACGCCCCATCACTACCGCGCCATCTCTGTCTACACCACCAACCCAGCTCCTTTCCGCCACCATCCTCCTCCCTCTCCCTAAAACCCAACACCCTTTCTCTTTCCTTAACCACAACAATCCAGCGCCCGCTATTCATTGCCTTCTCTGCCAATGCCGCCACTACAAGCTATGAGACTGACTCCGAATTGTCCGTAGGCGGCGGAGGCAACGGAAAGGCCGGAGGTGGCgttggaggtggaggtggaggaggAGGAGGCGGTGGCGATAACAACGAAGGAAATGATGATATggacaagaagaagaacaaaGAAGAAGCTTTGATGGCTTTGGCGGAGGCTGGGAGGAGCATCGAGAGTTTGCCCAAGGATCTGAAGGCTGCCATAGAAGACGGCAGAATACCCGGATCGATAGTTTTGAGGTACTTTGATCTTGAAAGATCGGGGTTTATGTCGTGGCTTATGAAGTTCGGAGGATTTAAGGAACGGTTGTTGGCGGATGATCTGTTCTTGGCCAAAGTTGGTATGGAATGCGGCGTGGGAATATTCACTAAG ACTGCCGCAGAATACGAGCGTCGCAGGGAAAACTTTTTCAATGAACTGGAAATTGTTTTTGCTGATGTG GTGATGGCCATCATAGCAGATTTTATGCTTGTCTATCTTCCTGCTCCCACAGTTTCTCTCCGCCCTCCTCTGGCTCTCAATGCTGGACGCCTAACTAAATTCTTTTACAGCTGTCCTGACAATGCTTTTCAG GTTGCTTGGGCTGGAACCTCATTCTCATTGTTACAGAGATTTGGTGCTATAATT CGAAACGGGGCTAAGCTATTTGCTGTTGGCACTACTTCATCGTTG GTTGGTACAGTGGTGACAAATGCATTGATAAATGCCCGAAAGGCGGTCGAACACTCTTCTGGCAATGAGGTGGAGAATGTTCCTGTATTATCAACAAGTGTCGGCTATGGTGTTTATATGGCCATATCCAGCAATCTTCG ATACCAGGTCTTGGCTGGTGTTATCGAACAGAGATTTTTAGAGCCATTGCTTCATCAACACAAGTTGATCTTGAGTGCCATCTGCTTTGCTGTTCGAACGGGGAACACGTTTCTTGGTTCATTGCT GTGGGTCGATTATGCCCGTTTTATCGGTATCCAGAAAGCTCACGATGCAGAATCATAA